A genomic window from Microvirga mediterraneensis includes:
- a CDS encoding Rid family hydrolase, which translates to MPAWPVLRSWASSAPSALSGVSEAIAEIAVAPSAAISGQVALDASGAVVGDKEDAAQARQCFANLPETLVALHARPCGILQMRTYLAGHRQDLVPAIFGDRARVAAGGYASPQHRSVLFPLFKSSARNGQIRTVNDLV; encoded by the coding sequence TTGCCTGCGTGGCCGGTCCTTAGATCATGGGCCTCCAGTGCACCCTCGGCTCTCTCAGGGGTCTCTGAAGCGATTGCAGAGATCGCTGTCGCACCTTCGGCGGCGATCTCCGGTCAGGTCGCTCTTGACGCGTCCGGTGCCGTGGTTGGCGATAAGGAAGATGCTGCTCAAGCCCGCCAGTGCTTCGCCAACCTTCCTGAAACGCTCGTAGCGCTGCATGCCCGCCCATGTGGTATCCTCCAGATGAGAACTTATCTGGCCGGGCACAGGCAGGATCTCGTTCCAGCTATCTTTGGTGATAGAGCGAGGGTGGCTGCGGGAGGATACGCCAGCCCGCAGCATCGTTCAGTTCTCTTTCCGTTGTTCAAATCATCCGCCAGAAATGGTCAAATCCGAACTGTGAACGACTTAGTGTGA
- a CDS encoding L,D-transpeptidase family protein: MLSRRTLLTGSLALIFTPATGALAQQFAQSQAEWSQNYEAVSRTRVQRTSTPMLSAEALAATEQMIEYYRNIAARGGWQPVQGVQGLRVGSKSPAVMALRQRLIVTGDLDPAAGESPIFDSYVEAAVRRFQARHGISSTGTVTAPTVAAMNVPVDVRIRQLEINVSRLRTLGGAGLPNKYVVANIPAALVETVEGGVVHTRHAAGVGKIDRQSPIINVKITEVNFNPFWTVPASIIRKDLIPKMQKEPNYLTENKIRIINGQGQEIRPEQINWNSNEATRYMFKQDPGGEINSMGFVRINMPNKDGVYMHDTPSKGIFGDDFRFVSSGCIRVQNVRDYIEWLLKDTPGWSREQIDATFKSGDRIDARLMQAINVYWVYITAWATPDGLVQFRDDIYNMDGLGNAIPVASRTPTEPDQEMFLQN; this comes from the coding sequence ATGTTGTCTCGCCGTACCCTCCTGACTGGATCGCTCGCCCTGATCTTCACGCCGGCTACCGGAGCCCTGGCCCAGCAATTCGCCCAGAGCCAGGCCGAGTGGTCGCAGAACTACGAGGCCGTGTCCCGCACCCGCGTGCAGCGCACCTCGACCCCGATGCTGTCCGCGGAGGCGCTCGCCGCCACCGAGCAGATGATCGAGTACTACCGCAACATCGCGGCCCGCGGCGGCTGGCAGCCCGTCCAGGGCGTCCAGGGCCTGCGCGTCGGCTCCAAGAGCCCGGCCGTCATGGCCCTGCGCCAGCGCCTCATCGTCACGGGCGACCTGGATCCGGCCGCCGGCGAGTCGCCGATCTTCGATTCCTATGTCGAGGCTGCCGTCCGCCGCTTCCAAGCCCGCCACGGCATCAGCTCCACCGGTACTGTGACCGCCCCGACGGTGGCGGCCATGAACGTGCCGGTCGACGTCCGCATCCGTCAGCTTGAGATCAACGTCTCTCGCCTGCGCACCCTCGGCGGCGCCGGACTTCCCAACAAGTACGTGGTCGCCAACATCCCGGCGGCTCTCGTGGAGACGGTGGAGGGCGGCGTCGTTCATACCCGTCACGCGGCCGGCGTCGGCAAGATCGACCGTCAGTCGCCCATCATCAATGTTAAGATCACGGAAGTGAACTTCAACCCGTTCTGGACGGTTCCAGCTTCGATCATTCGGAAAGACCTGATTCCGAAGATGCAGAAGGAGCCGAACTACCTGACCGAAAACAAGATCCGAATCATCAACGGTCAGGGTCAGGAGATTAGACCCGAGCAGATTAACTGGAACTCAAATGAAGCCACTCGGTATATGTTCAAGCAAGATCCCGGCGGTGAGATCAACTCGATGGGCTTCGTTCGCATTAACATGCCGAATAAGGATGGAGTCTATATGCATGACACTCCGTCCAAAGGCATCTTCGGCGACGATTTCCGTTTCGTGTCGTCCGGCTGCATCCGCGTACAGAATGTGCGTGACTACATCGAGTGGCTGCTGAAGGACACCCCCGGCTGGAGCCGCGAGCAGATCGACGCCACCTTCAAGTCCGGCGACCGCATCGATGCTAGGCTCATGCAGGCGATCAATGTCTACTGGGTCTACATCACGGCTTGGGCGACCCCGGACGGCTTGGTGCAGTTCCGCGACGACATCTACAACATGGACGGCCTCGGCAACGCCATCCCGGTGGCGAGCCGCACCCCGACCGAGCCGGATCAGGAGATGTTCCTGCAAAACTAG
- a CDS encoding EF-hand domain-containing protein encodes MMIAAGMTAAATAQTTAADPHHPGMTLAQAMQPSGPMGSGMMSQGQGAQSGQSTTMPPAQSGMMCGMMQPGMMGRGMMGVPAPAPMKIFFAFADANGDGGLSFDEVTAIHKRIFDRIDANKDGKATPEEIQAFMRE; translated from the coding sequence ATGATGATTGCCGCCGGCATGACGGCCGCGGCCACCGCGCAGACCACCGCAGCCGACCCGCACCATCCCGGGATGACGCTCGCACAGGCGATGCAGCCGTCCGGTCCGATGGGATCGGGCATGATGAGCCAGGGCCAAGGGGCACAGTCCGGTCAGTCCACAACAATGCCACCCGCTCAATCCGGAATGATGTGCGGCATGATGCAGCCCGGGATGATGGGTCGCGGCATGATGGGCGTGCCCGCACCCGCGCCGATGAAGATCTTCTTTGCCTTTGCCGATGCGAACGGCGACGGCGGGCTCTCCTTTGACGAGGTGACGGCCATTCACAAGCGGATCTTCGACAGGATCGACGCCAACAAGGACGGCAAAGCGACACCCGAGGAAATCCAGGCCTTCATGCGGGAGTAG
- the petA gene encoding ubiquinol-cytochrome c reductase iron-sulfur subunit, translating to MTETAPHVTEPTRRDFLFVATGAAAAVGGATLVWPFVQSLAPDAATVAAGAPVEVDLGPIAEGQLVKLFWRGKLVFIRHRTSEEIKAAEDVNIASLRDPQADSERVKNGKPQWLVVYGNCTHLGCVPLSNQGEYKGWFCPCHGSVFDTSGRVRGGPAPINLPIPPYSFASDTKVVIGQRETA from the coding sequence GTGACCGAGACCGCCCCTCACGTCACTGAGCCGACTCGACGCGATTTCTTGTTCGTTGCAACCGGCGCAGCCGCCGCTGTTGGCGGAGCCACCCTGGTGTGGCCCTTCGTCCAGTCCCTGGCGCCCGATGCGGCGACGGTGGCTGCCGGTGCTCCCGTCGAGGTTGATCTGGGACCCATTGCTGAAGGGCAACTCGTAAAGCTCTTCTGGCGCGGCAAATTGGTCTTCATCCGCCACCGCACGTCCGAGGAGATCAAGGCGGCTGAGGATGTTAACATCGCCTCCCTGCGCGACCCGCAGGCCGATTCCGAGCGCGTGAAGAACGGCAAGCCGCAGTGGCTCGTGGTTTACGGCAACTGCACCCACCTGGGCTGCGTGCCGCTCAGCAACCAAGGCGAGTATAAGGGTTGGTTCTGCCCCTGCCACGGCTCGGTGTTCGACACCTCGGGCCGCGTCCGCGGCGGACCGGCGCCGATCAATCTGCCGATCCCACCCTATTCCTTCGCATCTGACACAAAGGTGGTAATCGGCCAACGAGAGACGGCATGA
- a CDS encoding cytochrome ubiquinol oxidase subunit I → MFDQFDALLLARFQFAFTVSFHFIFPSFSIGLASYLAVLEGLWLWTGREVYLNLFKYWLKIFALAFAMGVVSGIVMSYQFGTNWAVFSDKAGPVIGPLMAYEVMTAFFLEAGFLGIMLFGMGRVGRKLHFAATLAVAVGTFISAFWILSANSWMQTPVGYGINEAGQFVPQDWWAIIFNPSFPYRLVHTVFAAYLTTALVVGGVGAWHLLRERANKGARVMFSMAMGMVAVVAPLQIFAGDMHGLNTLEHQPAKVMAMEGHFQSHPEGAPLILFGIPDQEAGTVRHAVEIPKASSLILKHDPNAPLNGLDTVDRANWPYVPVVFWSFRIMVAIGFAMLALGMLGLWARLRGRLYDWPLLHRLALFMGPSGFVAVIAGWVTTEVGRQPFTVYGLLKTAASASPLEAPAVAASLLTFIVVYFIVFGAGTGYILKLMGKAPHPGETGPEAGPDHPIRTAGITPAPSVDPARTLGAEA, encoded by the coding sequence ATGTTCGACCAGTTCGATGCGCTGCTGCTCGCGCGCTTCCAGTTCGCGTTCACGGTCTCGTTCCACTTCATCTTCCCGTCGTTTTCGATCGGGCTGGCGAGCTATCTCGCCGTGCTGGAGGGGCTGTGGCTGTGGACCGGGCGCGAGGTCTACCTCAACCTGTTCAAGTACTGGCTCAAGATCTTCGCCCTGGCTTTTGCCATGGGCGTGGTCTCGGGCATCGTCATGTCCTACCAGTTCGGCACCAACTGGGCCGTGTTCTCCGACAAGGCCGGGCCGGTCATCGGCCCGCTGATGGCCTACGAGGTCATGACCGCCTTCTTCCTGGAGGCCGGCTTCCTCGGCATCATGCTGTTCGGCATGGGGCGCGTCGGACGCAAGCTGCACTTCGCCGCGACGCTTGCGGTCGCTGTCGGCACCTTCATCTCGGCCTTCTGGATCCTCTCCGCCAATTCCTGGATGCAGACTCCGGTCGGCTACGGGATCAACGAGGCCGGACAGTTCGTGCCCCAGGACTGGTGGGCGATCATCTTCAACCCGTCGTTCCCCTATCGCCTGGTGCACACGGTGTTCGCCGCCTACCTCACGACGGCTCTAGTCGTTGGCGGTGTCGGTGCCTGGCATCTCCTGCGCGAGCGCGCCAACAAGGGCGCCCGGGTGATGTTCTCGATGGCCATGGGCATGGTAGCGGTCGTCGCACCGCTCCAGATCTTCGCCGGCGACATGCACGGCCTCAACACCCTGGAGCACCAGCCCGCCAAGGTCATGGCGATGGAGGGACACTTCCAGAGCCATCCCGAGGGTGCGCCCCTGATCCTGTTCGGCATCCCTGATCAGGAGGCCGGCACGGTGCGCCATGCCGTCGAGATCCCGAAGGCCTCCTCGCTCATCCTCAAGCACGATCCGAACGCCCCCTTGAACGGGCTCGACACGGTCGACCGTGCGAACTGGCCTTACGTGCCCGTGGTGTTCTGGTCCTTCCGCATCATGGTGGCGATCGGCTTCGCGATGCTCGCTCTCGGGATGCTCGGCCTTTGGGCTCGCCTGCGCGGCAGGCTCTACGACTGGCCCCTGCTGCACCGGCTCGCGCTCTTCATGGGACCGTCGGGCTTCGTGGCCGTGATCGCCGGCTGGGTCACGACGGAGGTCGGGCGGCAGCCCTTCACCGTCTATGGTCTGCTCAAGACGGCGGCATCCGCCTCGCCGCTCGAGGCTCCGGCCGTCGCGGCCTCGCTGCTCACCTTCATCGTCGTCTATTTCATCGTGTTCGGGGCCGGCACCGGGTACATCCTGAAGCTCATGGGCAAAGCTCCGCATCCGGGCGAGACCGGGCCCGAAGCCGGCCCCGACCATCCCATCCGCACCGCCGGTATCACGCCGGCTCCCTCGGTCGATCCGGCCCGCACCCTCGGCGCGGAGGCTTAG
- a CDS encoding DUF2474 domain-containing protein, with protein sequence MTNDLEQGCGLRRWLWFVGLWAAGVGTTGTVSVVIRLWLT encoded by the coding sequence ATGACCAACGATCTCGAACAGGGCTGCGGCCTCAGGCGATGGCTGTGGTTCGTCGGCCTCTGGGCCGCAGGTGTGGGCACCACCGGAACGGTCAGTGTTGTTATCCGGCTCTGGCTGACATGA
- a CDS encoding methyltransferase domain-containing protein — MSDFPRAAPSHCLSGQLGTLLGISVQRTSCVFRWQQHYWLTALLDVQPGDRILVLGCGSGLELSLCLAYGASRVVGFDPWLVKLAIAYRRNRAACLLGRLSLRHGALEALSGGIEPVNKVLCINTVEDVENRIGILRRLSDVISAGGRIIIATDAQASLGGATALGEDTRLDMIGAGWTGTRVEALPRRRGSLVCTIGHRRR, encoded by the coding sequence ATGAGCGACTTCCCGCGCGCTGCACCTTCACATTGTCTGTCCGGGCAACTCGGAACCCTTCTTGGGATTTCTGTACAGAGAACATCGTGTGTCTTCAGATGGCAACAGCACTATTGGCTCACAGCACTTCTCGACGTTCAACCCGGTGACCGAATTCTGGTGTTGGGATGCGGTTCCGGGCTAGAGCTGTCTCTCTGCCTGGCCTACGGCGCAAGCAGGGTTGTTGGCTTCGATCCTTGGTTGGTGAAGCTCGCCATCGCGTACCGCCGCAACCGCGCCGCATGTCTTCTAGGTCGGCTGAGTCTGCGTCACGGAGCGCTGGAGGCCCTAAGCGGCGGCATCGAGCCTGTCAATAAAGTGCTCTGCATCAACACAGTCGAAGACGTGGAAAATCGGATTGGAATTCTTCGCAGGCTATCCGACGTTATCTCCGCTGGTGGTCGCATTATCATTGCAACAGATGCCCAAGCATCGCTGGGAGGTGCCACTGCACTCGGCGAGGATACACGACTCGACATGATCGGCGCTGGATGGACGGGAACACGTGTAGAGGCTCTACCACGCCGGAGAGGCTCTTTGGTCTGCACAATCGGCCATCGACGTCGCTGA
- a CDS encoding cation transporter dimerization domain-containing protein, with protein MAAEGATAISAIASETPERAEGALEAHDLRTGHAGKMAFVDLHLVVPGAMSVSFAHDICDRIEWTLRKEVEYALITLRVEPGNKAKPAGIVVV; from the coding sequence ATCGCCGCCGAAGGTGCGACAGCGATCTCTGCAATCGCTTCAGAGACCCCTGAGAGAGCCGAGGGTGCACTGGAGGCCCATGATCTAAGGACCGGCCACGCAGGCAAGATGGCCTTCGTCGATCTTCATCTGGTCGTGCCGGGCGCGATGTCGGTCTCGTTCGCTCATGACATCTGCGACCGCATCGAATGGACCCTCCGTAAAGAGGTCGAATATGCACTGATCACACTCCGTGTCGAGCCGGGGAACAAGGCCAAGCCCGCCGGAATTGTCGTGGTCTAG
- a CDS encoding heme lyase CcmF/NrfE family subunit — protein sequence MLIEAGHYALALALSLSLIQIIVPLWGARVNDPALMGVAPATALAVAGCVAFAFLALTTAYVTSDFSVLNVVANSHSTKPMIYKISGVWGNHEGSMLLWVLILTLFGAILAMAKDAVPQRLRANTLAVQASITLAFLLYLLIVSNPFTRVTPAPLEGQDLNPLLQDLGLAIHPPLLYLGYVGFSISFAFAVAALIGGRIDAVWARVVRPWTLGAWIFLTLGIAMGSYWAYYELGWGGWWFWDPVENASFMPWLAGTALLHSTVVMERRDALKVWTILLAILTFSLSLLGTFLVRSGILTSVHSFAVDPARGVFILAILIVFIGGSLALFAWRAPLLRQGGLFAPVSREGALVMNNLFLATACATVFIGTLYPLALEALTGEKISVGAPFFNLTFVPLVVPLLLLLPLGQALAWKRGNLLGTTQRLFLVFGFTLFATFVLFALTIKGPVAAPLGVGLGVFLILGSLNEIVTRSWRRGQPFSITLRKVAGLPRSAWGMVMAHAGVGLTVIGIAASAWGVENIATMRLGEQVRVGSYHARLESVQPRTGPNYREDVARLSVIRADRAIGTVETMKRVYPARGMPTTEAGILTIGLSQIYISFGDVQADGAIAIRLYYKPLILLIWLGAIVMAAGGTLSLSDRRFRIGAPVQARMVPVPAE from the coding sequence ATGCTCATTGAGGCCGGACATTATGCCCTCGCGTTGGCTTTGAGCTTATCTTTGATCCAGATCATTGTGCCGCTCTGGGGTGCACGGGTCAACGATCCTGCCTTGATGGGGGTCGCGCCGGCAACCGCCCTCGCGGTGGCGGGCTGTGTTGCCTTTGCCTTCTTGGCGCTGACCACCGCTTATGTGACCTCCGACTTCTCGGTTCTGAACGTGGTCGCAAACTCCCACTCGACAAAGCCGATGATCTACAAAATCTCGGGGGTGTGGGGAAACCACGAGGGCTCGATGCTCCTCTGGGTTCTGATCCTGACCTTGTTCGGGGCCATTCTTGCTATGGCAAAGGATGCAGTGCCGCAGCGGCTTCGGGCCAATACGCTTGCCGTCCAAGCATCGATTACCCTGGCGTTTCTGCTCTACCTGCTCATCGTCTCAAACCCGTTCACGCGGGTCACTCCTGCTCCGCTCGAGGGGCAGGACCTGAACCCGCTGCTGCAGGATCTCGGGCTCGCGATTCATCCGCCGCTCCTCTACCTCGGCTATGTGGGCTTCTCGATTTCATTCGCCTTCGCCGTGGCAGCCCTGATCGGCGGGCGCATTGATGCGGTCTGGGCGAGAGTCGTGCGCCCCTGGACTCTCGGGGCCTGGATCTTCCTGACACTGGGCATCGCTATGGGCTCGTACTGGGCCTACTACGAACTCGGCTGGGGTGGCTGGTGGTTTTGGGATCCGGTGGAGAACGCTTCCTTCATGCCTTGGCTCGCTGGCACAGCCCTCCTGCATTCCACCGTGGTCATGGAGCGCCGGGATGCACTCAAAGTGTGGACAATCCTGCTCGCCATTCTCACTTTCTCCTTATCGCTGCTCGGAACGTTTTTGGTCCGATCCGGCATCCTAACGTCGGTGCACTCCTTCGCCGTTGATCCGGCCCGTGGTGTCTTTATTCTCGCCATTCTCATCGTCTTTATCGGCGGTTCGCTGGCCCTGTTCGCATGGCGTGCACCGCTCCTACGGCAGGGCGGCCTGTTCGCGCCGGTGTCGCGGGAGGGGGCGCTCGTGATGAACAATCTCTTCCTGGCGACTGCCTGCGCGACCGTCTTCATCGGCACGCTCTACCCGCTGGCCTTGGAGGCTCTGACCGGGGAAAAGATTTCGGTCGGAGCGCCCTTCTTCAACTTAACCTTTGTGCCACTTGTGGTTCCGCTTCTCCTGCTGTTGCCTCTCGGCCAGGCCCTAGCCTGGAAACGGGGCAACCTCCTTGGCACGACCCAACGCCTCTTCCTGGTGTTCGGCTTCACCTTGTTTGCCACTTTCGTTCTCTTTGCTCTCACGATCAAAGGGCCCGTTGCAGCGCCGCTCGGCGTTGGTCTCGGCGTGTTTCTGATCCTAGGTTCCCTCAATGAGATCGTGACGCGATCCTGGCGACGTGGTCAGCCGTTCAGCATTACGTTGCGCAAGGTGGCTGGCCTGCCGCGCTCGGCCTGGGGTATGGTGATGGCTCATGCTGGCGTTGGTCTAACTGTGATTGGCATCGCCGCGTCAGCCTGGGGCGTCGAGAATATAGCGACGATGCGCCTGGGTGAGCAGGTCAGAGTAGGGTCATATCACGCGCGTCTGGAGAGTGTTCAGCCGAGGACCGGCCCTAATTATCGCGAGGATGTGGCACGGCTGTCAGTAATTCGGGCTGACCGGGCCATTGGCACTGTCGAGACGATGAAGCGCGTCTATCCAGCCCGAGGCATGCCGACGACGGAAGCCGGCATTCTCACGATCGGGTTGAGCCAAATCTACATCAGTTTTGGTGACGTGCAGGCGGATGGTGCGATTGCCATCCGGCTTTACTACAAACCTCTGATCCTGCTCATCTGGCTTGGTGCGATTGTTATGGCTGCGGGCGGCACCTTGTCACTGAGTGACCGGCGCTTCCGCATCGGAGCGCCAGTGCAGGCGAGGATGGTGCCTGTTCCAGCCGAATAG
- a CDS encoding MarR family transcriptional regulator, which translates to MNLPPIVQTFVLHFGEMGSRWGINRTVGQIYALLYLSKEPLNAEDIVERLGVSRSNVSMGLKELQAWNLVRLQHKPGDRRDYFATPDDIWQIVRTLVEERKKREIDPTMTLLREVLMQEPASSEERHAQERMREMHDLFELLTGWYADVQRLDTERLVQLLTLGSKVQKILEMKDRLFVVPGSKKSRRDDAKDK; encoded by the coding sequence GTGAATCTCCCTCCGATCGTCCAAACCTTCGTGCTGCACTTCGGCGAGATGGGCTCCCGCTGGGGCATCAACCGCACCGTCGGGCAGATCTACGCCCTGCTCTACCTCTCAAAGGAGCCGCTGAACGCCGAGGACATCGTCGAGCGGCTCGGCGTGTCCCGCTCCAATGTCAGCATGGGCCTCAAGGAGCTGCAGGCCTGGAACCTGGTGCGGCTCCAGCACAAGCCGGGCGACCGTCGCGACTACTTCGCCACGCCCGACGACATCTGGCAGATCGTCCGCACCCTCGTCGAGGAGCGCAAGAAGCGGGAGATCGACCCGACCATGACGCTCCTTCGGGAGGTGCTCATGCAGGAGCCCGCCAGTAGCGAGGAGCGCCATGCCCAGGAGCGCATGCGCGAGATGCACGACCTCTTCGAGCTTCTCACCGGCTGGTACGCCGACGTGCAGCGGCTCGATACGGAGCGTCTCGTCCAGCTCCTGACGCTGGGCTCGAAGGTGCAGAAGATCCTCGAGATGAAGGACCGCCTCTTCGTCGTGCCGGGATCGAAGAAGAGCCGCCGCGACGACGCCAAGGACAAGTAG
- a CDS encoding histidine kinase, which produces MSRPLLALQEEEWQRIARELHASTAQHLVAANLGLSGP; this is translated from the coding sequence GTGTCCAGGCCATTGCTCGCCCTTCAGGAGGAGGAGTGGCAACGTATCGCCCGCGAGCTGCATGCCTCGACGGCGCAGCACCTCGTGGCGGCGAACCTCGGATTGTCGGGCCCTTAG
- a CDS encoding amidoligase family protein yields the protein MNDIAITAGALNPPILMGADGSFRRVGVEIEFLGPTARAAAEALANDLGGSCEAEDPHAFRVTGTGLGDLLIETDLRHVHPDRHPELDLRLNRRLATWLGTVTAPFVPRELITAPLPIARLSQMDIVIASLRAAGAHGRGAVLWDSLGLHFNIDPPHLDATTVMAFLKAFLLVGDRLRREIAHGSFRHALVLPPDYPQAYKHRVLDPTYWPRLPELTEDYLVANPTRKRALDLLPLLAHFDEERVRSVLPHEKIASRPVFHYRLPQAHLSDPAWSIMPDWQRWLSVERLAACTEGLAALGKAVLSRGSA from the coding sequence ATGAACGACATTGCCATCACAGCCGGCGCTCTTAACCCACCCATTCTGATGGGCGCGGACGGCTCGTTCCGGCGAGTCGGGGTTGAGATCGAGTTCCTGGGCCCCACAGCCCGGGCTGCCGCGGAGGCCCTTGCGAATGATCTTGGCGGAAGCTGTGAGGCTGAGGACCCGCACGCTTTCAGGGTCACCGGCACCGGCCTGGGCGACCTGCTGATCGAAACCGACCTGCGGCACGTTCACCCTGACCGCCATCCGGAACTCGACCTTAGGCTGAACCGCCGCTTGGCGACATGGCTCGGCACAGTGACCGCACCGTTTGTCCCGCGCGAGCTCATCACCGCCCCCTTGCCCATCGCCCGGCTCTCGCAGATGGACATCGTCATAGCCAGCTTGCGGGCAGCGGGAGCGCATGGCCGCGGGGCCGTGCTCTGGGACTCGCTGGGCCTCCACTTCAACATCGATCCACCGCATCTTGATGCGACAACGGTAATGGCCTTTCTGAAGGCTTTTCTCCTGGTCGGCGACCGGCTGCGGCGGGAAATCGCGCACGGGAGCTTTCGTCATGCCCTCGTCCTACCGCCCGACTACCCGCAGGCCTACAAGCACCGCGTGCTTGATCCCACCTACTGGCCGCGCCTGCCGGAATTGACCGAAGATTATCTTGTGGCGAACCCGACCCGGAAGCGTGCGTTGGATCTTCTGCCCCTGCTAGCTCACTTCGATGAGGAGCGGGTGCGCTCTGTTCTGCCGCATGAGAAGATCGCATCCAGGCCGGTGTTTCATTACCGGCTGCCGCAGGCGCACCTGAGCGATCCTGCCTGGAGTATCATGCCGGACTGGCAGCGCTGGCTGAGCGTGGAGCGTCTAGCAGCGTGTACGGAAGGGCTTGCCGCATTGGGTAAGGCCGTTCTGAGCCGTGGGAGCGCATGA
- a CDS encoding sensor histidine kinase, producing the protein MRDFAEGFVERTELVAQIRIPEEIDELPPDMQRAVLRVVQEALPNVHRHAGASHVSVNARTVSRYLAVGIRDNGHGMATSARPDGAIRFGGDLRIRPSRSGTGIVTMVPAPSAGRAPLPAGHCGCRDRPRRTAGAFTEV; encoded by the coding sequence GTGCGGGACTTTGCCGAAGGCTTCGTGGAGCGGACGGAGCTTGTCGCCCAAATCCGGATTCCGGAGGAGATCGACGAGCTGCCGCCGGACATGCAGCGGGCGGTCCTGCGCGTGGTGCAGGAGGCCCTCCCCAACGTGCATCGGCACGCCGGCGCCTCGCACGTGTCGGTCAATGCCCGAACCGTGTCCCGATATCTGGCCGTCGGCATCCGCGACAACGGACACGGCATGGCAACCTCGGCCCGGCCAGATGGAGCGATCCGGTTCGGCGGCGACCTGCGGATCCGACCGAGCCGGAGCGGCACCGGTATCGTCACAATGGTTCCGGCCCCAAGTGCCGGCCGGGCGCCGCTCCCTGCCGGACACTGCGGATGCCGTGACCGGCCAAGGCGGACGGCCGGGGCCTTCACCGAAGTTTAA
- the cydB gene encoding cytochrome d ubiquinol oxidase subunit II, whose product MMPVFDLPTLWAFVIAFAVFAYVVMDGFDLGIGILFPFFAPGPERDSAMNSVAPVWDGNETWLVLGGGGLMAAFPLAYAIILPALYAPIIAMVLALIFRGVAFEFRWRDPGHRRYWDFAFTTGSVVATLAQGITLGALLQGIVVEGRSYAGGWWDWLTPFSLLVGFSLVIGYALLGATWLVMKTEGAVQDHSYRLAGKLALGLIVCIGLVSAATPFLSGAYYERWFAWPQVLFTAQVPLLVGLCSGTLLVGLVRRWEYWPFLLTLGLFALCLVGLGVSMFPYVVPNAVTIHQAAAPESSLLFMLMGASVLIPIILAYTGYSYWVFRGKTGHEGYH is encoded by the coding sequence ATGATGCCTGTTTTCGATCTTCCCACGCTCTGGGCCTTCGTCATCGCCTTCGCGGTCTTTGCCTACGTGGTGATGGACGGCTTCGATCTCGGCATCGGCATCCTGTTCCCGTTCTTCGCGCCGGGACCGGAGCGCGACAGCGCCATGAACTCGGTCGCCCCGGTCTGGGACGGCAACGAGACCTGGCTGGTGCTCGGTGGCGGCGGCCTGATGGCAGCCTTCCCCCTCGCCTACGCCATCATCCTGCCGGCCCTCTACGCCCCGATCATTGCCATGGTGCTGGCGCTGATCTTCCGCGGCGTCGCGTTCGAGTTCCGCTGGCGCGATCCAGGCCATCGCCGCTACTGGGACTTCGCCTTTACGACGGGCTCCGTCGTCGCAACCCTGGCGCAGGGTATCACGCTCGGCGCCCTGCTCCAGGGCATCGTGGTCGAGGGGCGCTCCTATGCCGGCGGCTGGTGGGATTGGCTGACACCATTCAGTCTGCTGGTTGGGTTCAGCCTCGTGATCGGCTATGCCCTGCTCGGCGCGACCTGGCTGGTGATGAAGACCGAGGGCGCCGTCCAGGATCACAGCTATCGCCTCGCCGGCAAGCTCGCTCTTGGGCTGATCGTCTGCATCGGTCTGGTCAGTGCGGCAACGCCATTCCTCAGCGGCGCCTATTACGAGCGCTGGTTTGCCTGGCCGCAGGTGCTGTTCACCGCCCAGGTGCCGCTGCTGGTCGGCCTCTGCTCAGGGACGTTGCTCGTGGGCCTCGTGCGCCGCTGGGAGTACTGGCCGTTCCTGCTGACGCTGGGGCTGTTCGCCCTTTGCCTCGTCGGATTGGGCGTGAGCATGTTCCCGTACGTGGTGCCGAACGCGGTCACCATCCACCAAGCCGCGGCACCCGAGTCGAGCCTGCTATTCATGCTGATGGGTGCGAGCGTGCTGATCCCGATCATCCTCGCCTACACCGGGTACTCGTACTGGGTGTTCCGCGGCAAGACCGGACACGAGGGATACCATTGA